From the Manis javanica isolate MJ-LG chromosome 11, MJ_LKY, whole genome shotgun sequence genome, one window contains:
- the LOC118968064 gene encoding olfactory receptor 5M1-like, whose translation MSSENRTTVTEFILLGLTDDPVLEKILFGVFLLIYLITLAGNLCMIALIRTTSHLQSPMYFFLSHLSFVDICYSSNITPNTLSNLLADQKTISYAGCFSQCLLFIALVITEFYMLASMAVDRYAAICIPLHYRTTMSRNLCICLVTVPYACGFLNGLSQALLTFHLSFCGSLEINHFYCADPPLMMLACSDAHVKKMAMFAVAGFTLSSSLFIILLSYLLILVAILKIRSAEGRHKAFSTCGSHLATVTIFYGTLFCMYLRPPSEKSVEESKIIAIFYAFLSPMLNPLIYSLRNKDVIHAMQQMVKGNLFHKVAM comes from the coding sequence ATGTCTTCTGAAAACCGCACCACAGTGACAGAATTCATTCTCTTGGGACTCACAGATGACCCAGTGCTGGAGAAGATCCTGTTTGGGGTGTTTCTGCTGATCTACCTAATCACGCTGGCAGGGAACCTGTGCATGATCGCGCTGATCAGGACCACGTCCCACCTCCAGAgccccatgtatttcttcctgagCCACCTGTCCTTCGTAGACATCTGCTACTCCTCCAATATCACTCCAAACACGCTGTCCAACCTCCTCGCAGACCAGAAGACCATCTCCTATGCCGGGTGCTTCTCACAGTGTCTTCTCTTCATCGCCCTGGTCATCACCGAATTTTACATGCTTGCTTCCATGGCAGTGGATCGCTATGCAGCCATTTGCATCCCTTTACATTACAGGACCACAATGTCCAGGAACCTCTGCATCTGTCTAGTCACGGTCCCTTACGCTTGTGGCTTCCTGAATGGACTGTCCCAGGCGCTGCTGACCTTCCACTTGTCCTTCTGTGGCTCCCTGGAAATCAATCATTTCTACTGTGCTGACCCTCCCCTGATGATGCTGGCCTGCTCCGATGCCCATGTCAAAAAGATGGCCATGTTTGCAGTGGCTGGCTTTACTCTTTCAAGTTCTCTCTTCATCATCCTCCTGTCCTACCTTCTCATCCTTGTGGCCATCCTGAAGATCCGTTCTGCTGAAGGCAGACACAAAGCCTTTTCTACCTGTGGTTCCCACTTGGCAACTGTCACCATATTTTATGGGACCCTCTTCTGTATGTACTTGAGACCCCCATCTGAGAAGTCCGTAGAGGAGTCCAAAATAATTGCCATCTTTTATGCTTTTTTGAGTCCAATGTTGAACCCATTGATATACAGCCTGCGGAACAAGGATGTGATCCATGCCATGCAGCAAATGGTGAAGGGCAATCTCTTTCATAAAGTTGCCATGTAG